Within Vicia villosa cultivar HV-30 ecotype Madison, WI linkage group LG1, Vvil1.0, whole genome shotgun sequence, the genomic segment AGCCGACTATTGTAAAGTTGGTTACCCAAGCCCTCAAATATGCTAAATGGTGGTGGGGGAGTAGGGTGAGATACGAATTCCGGTTGGAAGCACTCAGCGGCACTTGAACTACCTCGATAAAAGCCAAATTGATTGGTTGGTGTCACAAAGCCAAACGGGGTACGGTGGTGAGATGATTGTGATATTAATGGGTCGCGGGGATCATATTCATCAGgtggaccatcgtcgggacttagTGGGATTCTTTATGAACCAGCCTCGTTGTGTTGGATGAATGACCTTGAGGAGCCTGCCTCTTGGTAGTGGTAGGGGTGTCTAAGGCTTTGACGAGGTGGTTGACTACGAGGTTGGAGAATTGGTTGGGAATGGGTCTGATATGGGTTGTCATGTTGGTGTTGGTTGTCATGTTGATAGAGTGGTTGGGACTGAGTTTGGAACGGATTTAACTGTCGGTAGTTTTTTTGTTTGGAGTGGTATTGGTATTGGGGGTATTGTTTTTGTTGTGCGTATTGTTGTTGTGTttattgtggttgttgttgtgtgtATTGTTGCTGTTGAGGTTGTTGTTGTGGGATGATATAATTTTAACAGTGGGGGTCTATTAAGTAGAACGGGTCAGCCACAAATAAATTCGAGGTGGTAATAGTTATGTACCAACTCATGTATTGTGGTGATGGTTTCATTTCATAATCACTTACAGGGAATTCAAGGACATGTTGGGCACGATCTTTCCACATCTGGCGCCATTCGGTAGAGAAATCCTTCCAATTTTGGACATCCCATTGATGGTTGACTCGTTTAAGGTTCCATTCTCCCAAATCAGTTGGAGgatcagggataccttgatgcatccCAAACTAGAGTTTCAcccggtcactttgatgcatCTCGATGATGTTGTACCGAATGATGGTCGTCATTGCAGTCCAAATAGCGGCATCTTCAACTCTAGGTTTATGATTGCATTCCAAATATGGTCTCTATATAAACTGCATGTATAAAACTTATAAATTATTTCAGTCATATGTTAAAAAAAAGGGATTGATAAAAGAGGAAAGGATTAGAGATTATACATCTTCCGATCGTAAGTGATCCAGAAGCTGGCAGTACATCGTGATATTTGACCTCGAATTCTTTGTGTAGTCCATCCCTTTTACGCAAAATCTAAAACGAAGTACACAGTTGTTAGTTGAAGTAAACCCtaaagattttatttaaattaaaatatgattaaaatacttACCTGCTTGCGTAGGGGAACGTCCAGTGGGTTCTGTTTACGAGGGTCAGTATAGGCATTCTCCACCACCCCCACATTTGGACCAAGAgagcgcatccatagaatgtgcaagaATCCCTCTTAGCATTCTTACAAAGGGATTGATACAACATAGCTAGGAGAGCAGACCCCCGACTATATGGACCCACTCTATTAATATTCATAAGCAAACATTACTACATAAAATTTACTGTGTTACCGGTACTTTCTGGAAATAACACGTTTCCAAAAAGAAACATCAGGTAACACCTTGTTTTCACTAGTATTCTCTCTTCAGACGAATTTTCGTCCAAATGAAACGTACTATAATATAGCTTTAGGGCCTTTAGGTTGACACCCTGGCCCCTAGAACCTACCTCACCTTCTATCAGATCGATGGCCAATGCTTTCTCGCAAAGGGCATTGGCTTGTTGTACAGCCCCATTAACAGCCTTACCTGCTATCGGAAGGCCCGACAACATGTACACATCTTCTAGGGTTATTGTGCATTCCCCGGTTGGAAGATGGAACGTGTGAGTCTCTGGCCTCCATCGTTCTAACAAGGCCAACAAAAATTTTAGATCAATGGctgattctgtgatgctgatgaTGTGTTCGAAACCAGCCCTTTGTAAATATGGTATAATAAATTCACCAGGAGCGACGACAGCGTGACTACGGGTACGGAATCAGGCAACGTCCTGAAAATATTAACACAAGATTAATATGCAGTTATAATAATATAGAATGATAAGCATAACTAAAAAACTTACATATGTTTCAATGTTTTCCTTCTTCCCTCGGTGCTTGTTTCCCATTGTTAAGAGAGACATACTTGGTATTTGCAGACTAAAAATACTTAAGAAGCAAGATGAAACAAAATTTGGAGACTGGAAATTTGTGTTGCTGATGAGAAAGATGAGGAGAGATTGCAAGTATATAATGAGAAAGATGAAACGATAACATGCTGCATGCTGGACATGTCACAACATTTAGTAGTGTTAGGTGTTGCTTGTGTAGACTAGGGTGGCATGCATGCAGTATAGGTGTAAGACAGTCTAGAGTGGCATGCATGCAGTGTAGGTTTAGGTGACAAGATAAGGTGGCATGCATGTAGTATAGGTCACAGGATTCCATTCAGACGCATGCAGGTTACAGAAAGGAATCTATTCAGACGCATGCATGTATACAGTCTTCTGGTTCAGACGCATGCGTGATAGCTGTATGGGACTGCATGGGAGAAAAGGAAAAATTTTGACATGTGTACATATGCGTCATTTGAAATGGCGCATTCACTTTAATTATACACATtagcgccatttgaaatggcgcctTCCAAGAAAGGTTatttgaaaattagggtttttgttttgtcCTGTAGTGAAGTTGTCTTGATGTCCCATATCAACAGTGTGTGTTTTAGACAGTCAGatacgcatgctttcgtctagtcccGTCATTTTTGAATCTTCAGAGCAGGCATTGATCAGTGTGCTTGcatttatttgaaaattttcaaattagATGTGTCTATAAACACAGGCAACAATGTCTCGCATTAGGGTTTCCTTAGTCACCCAATTcttctataaattagggtttcctatggatgaaatactacaaacaaaacaacaatgtcTCGAATTAGGTCAGAAGGATCGCACCGGAAATCAGAGCCTCGACCACCAATGAAGCGTCTCGACTATGAACCGGAGTATTGCAGAAGGAACGGGCATGTCATATTCTCTCCTGTCAAACCCcccatgccggttatgttttggaatatcaatTCCGTggaccaactcaagaggactatccTGAGGTTTTTGGATGAGAAGTATAAACACGGCGAAGAATGCCAATATCTTATGCTACAGTAATATATTATGCTACTTAAGAATGCCAATATCTCTTTATAATCCACCACACACAGCCAAACACTTATCCAAAACAATGGCATCCCCACCCCAATACGTAGTCAATGTCCATCTAAACGATGAGACATACATATGTGAAAGAGTTGGTTTTCTGATGAGAAACACTAAAGTTGTTAAATTTTCATTAAGCAAAAAAGCCAATTTTGAATACTTTCATAAGAGATTAGAGGCGAAAATTGCAATGGGTCATATTGCACAAATTTTCTACCAATATCCTTTTATCCGTGACAACAACCCGGTTAAGTTTTACCAGGTTGAGGTTCAAAATGACGAAGACCTCCAAAATATGTTTGCTAATCACGAATATTCTGGGTACGAATGCATCGAGATGTATGTTACCATACAGGTCGATACACAACAATCACGTGTTGTTCAAtcacaagttattgacccaccCGTCGACGAGCAAGCAGAGGTGAATGTTATagacgaagaagaagatgaacaggaaACTGATGTTGACGACATGGTCAATGAAGAATCTGAAGACGAACAGGACATATCGGTGCCTCTAGATCATGTGTACGAACCTCCTGCACATATTTCTAACTTAAACTTACAAGGCGACGAACCTTCATCTGATATCTTCTTCAATCCGTACATACAAAGTGATGAAGCGTTAAAGTCCGGAGataagtttccttctaaggaggcatgtctgaGAACTATCAAAAAACGGCACATGGCACACAATGTTGATTTTGAAGTGGCCCTCGAACCTAGAAACGTATATAATCATTTGTAAAAACCCTGATTATGCATTCAGACTTTGTGCTTAgtataggaagagaagtgatgCCTGGGTTATCGGGTCAATTTCACTACAACAAACATGTGTCAACTCCAACATATCCCAAGATCATACGAAGCTTAGTTATGATCTTATCTGTTAGGAGATCTTGCCTCTTATCAACTGTGACCCGTCTCTGAAGGTGAAAACGATTATCTCGCATATCACTACAGGATACAACTACACTCCATCCTACATAAAGGCTGGATAGCAAAAACAAAGGCCATTGAAATTGTGTACGACaattgggaggagtcatacaaaattcttccacgTTATCTAACTGTGCTTCAAACATATGCTCCTGACACCGTTTCTATTCTAGAGACATTGCCagcgcatgccccggatggaaccCGTGTTCAAGGAAATGGAATATTCCATCGCCTTTTCTGGGCTTTCCAACCTTGCATACGAGGGTTTGCATATTGTAAACTGGTACTGCAAATCGATGGAACTTGGTTATATGttaaatacaaaggaaccatgttGATGGCTGTTGCACAAGATGGAAACAACAATATATTTCAAGTAGCATTCGCAATAGTGGAAGGTGAAACTGCCACGGGttagagtttctttctaaggaatctTCGAGAATATGTTGCTCCTCAACCTGATCTTTGTTTAATCTCTAATAGGCATGCTTCCATTGAAAGTGCTTACAAAaatccagcaaacggatggcaACACCCACCATCAACACATGTATACTGTATTCACCATATTGCCCAGAATTTCATGCGGGAGATTAAGGATAGGCACCTCCGAAAAACACTGGTCAATGCAGGATATGCATTAACTCAACCTACATTCCAACATTATCGGAGTGAAATTGTATTGTCAAATCCAAATAAGGGAAGTTGGATTGATAACCTTTCCAGGGAGAAATGGACCAGGGCTTACGACAACGGCGTGCGATGGGGTCACATGACAACAAATCTAGTAGAATCCATGAATGGTCTTTTTAAGGGCATTTGAACTGGTGGaggcaacctactttaggatggcttcactaTTCTCAACAAGAGGTAAGAGGTGGAGTACTGTTAGAGAATCGGGTCAACAGTTCCGCgagagttgcatgaaatttattaaAGAACAATCAGCGAAGGCTAACAGTCATCATGTAACTactttcgatcgattcaaccgcaccttcagtgttcaagagacaattgaccacaatgaagaATTGCCAAGACAACAATATCGGGTTCTACTAGATGATCATTGGTGTGattgtggaaagtttcaagcatttcgtatgccttgctcacatgtcataGCAGCACGTGCATTTGTGCACCGGGACGCATTATCACTACTATCTCCAATTTACAAGGCTGAGACATTGCTCCAGGTATACAGTGTGGCATTTCCAATGGTAGCAAAGGAGggttactggcctgagtatgatggggaggtaATTTTTCATAATGACACGATGCGACGAAAGAAAAAGGGTCATCCCAACAGTACTCGTATTCGAACTGAAATGGACGTGCatgacaaaatggaaagaaaatgtaGCATTTTTTGTCAACTAGGGCACAATAAAAAGAAATGTCCTAGTCGTGGAACAACTCATCGCATGTTTAATCAACTTTGTAACATATTTTTACGATAATGTATCGACTTCGTGTATCGACTTTGTAACATATTTAGAATCAATGAACTTTACTTTATTAAGCGGCGGAATCAACAACacaaatattaaataacataattaGGGTTAATAACAATTTTACGAAATCGGCGTATCGGACAATTTTACGAAAATCAAAGACCGGAATCGTAAACTTTGCGCGAAATGAAACGAAATGgggtaattttttaaaaaaagaaacccTAACACATATGAGCCATTTCAAATGGCTCCTATGTGTAAACAACACATTTGCGCCATATCAAATGGCTTTCCCTATCTTCATCAATGTTTGCGCCATTTGGTTTGGCTAGTTCACCAAAAGTGTGAACCAATGCGTCATTTGGTTTGGCGCATACCCCATGGTGTACtgccaaacctagacactttggtaaattttctgaaaaactggttttcttggtttttttaacctggatatttaaaaaaaattctcaattTGTTTTGCATTGATAAATTATAAACATAGTATAAATAATGGAAGTAAAATAAGTTGTTTACCGATTCCCATAAAAATTTGTCACACAATTTTTACGTGCACCACTAAAAATTTGCTAAACTCCGTGATCAATTTGTTTTGCATTGATAAATTATAAACATAGTATAAATAATGGAAGTAAAATAAGTTGTTTACCGATTCCCATAAAAATTTGTCACATAAAAATTTGTCACATAATTTTTACGTGCACCTCTAAAAATTTGCTAAACTCCATGATCAATTTGTTTTGCATTGATAAATTATAAACATAGTATAAATAATGGAAGTAAAATAAGTTGTTTACTGATTTCTGGCAGAAACAATGTTTGGCCAGTGCACGTGCCTTCATAGCACGAGCTGGATTAGTCGACCTACTATGTAAGTCGGGAAAAAAAAAGCTGTTTACCTTTTGTAAAATAGAATATGCATGATCCACCCAGAGTGTATCACTGGTGTAGTAGCCTTGTTGCGTTTGGGAGTAAGAAAATCCAATAGAACCAATTTCAAGGTTGAAGGGGAGTTTGCCATCAAAATAAACCCGGCAGGTTCTTGACAAAAGAACCGGAAGAAATCATGAGTGGCAGAAGAAGCATCAGAGTTACAATGATAACACAACTACATCTCCATCCCATCATCACACTACAAAGCAAGATTCAAATTGCTGgtgaaattaattaaatataagaaaTAGGGAAACTGACCAGAGAAGGGAAGAGAAGGGTTTTGAAATGGTCAAGGTGAGTGGATGTTTAATTGAGAGCGAAGAATTTTGGACATAGTTCATGTCTGTACTATTTTGGatataaaatatcaaaacaaatggCCAAAGTCTATATATCGGATACaagatatatttttttcaaaatggcCAAACTCCATCTATCTAATATTCTGGAAATGGAACTTAAAAGTTAAACCCTTCTTATTCCATGTTTAACTAAACTTAATTTTAAGGACATTACAAACTATTTACACTATTCTTGATTTATAGAAGGCCTACATTTAATAAGATTGGTGTGTCAattgtaaaatattttgaatttttttcacgTAATGTCAAGCTATAGAAGATGGAAGGGCTCTCTCATATTCACTCTTGTCAAATGAATCTTTGGAATTTTAGTTGTTCAATTAACCTTTCACTCTCCTCAATGTCTTAAGTAATGAATCTTTGTTTAACATTAAGCCAAAGAATTTTTCTTCCTGCACCCTGAAAGAGCACTTAGCAAGGTTCAGACGCGTATCATACTTCTTGACTGATGCTAAGACATCCTCTATGTCTGTTGCACGACTCTTTCCCTTTGGAAATTTTACTATCAATTCTTCAACATACACTTCCAATTTTAGCATTATCTAATGGGAGAACATTGCGTACATGAGTCACTAGGCGGCAGCGCCTAAATTCCTCAAGCTAAAAGGCATGACATTATAATAGTAGTTGTCGTGGTTTGACCTTAATATCGTCTTGGGAACATCTAGGGTTTCCAGCTTAATCTTGTTGAACCATGAGTAGACGTCCATGAAATAATGCCGGGTTCATTCATGATCGGGCACTTAAGTCCTATGTACTTCATGCCCGAGGGACTTGGATACATACACCTCgaattatttaaattaggatACCGAATACAAATATGAAGTCAAAAACAAAAgtgataatataatttaaaataaagcccGAAGGTAGGACTTTGGGTTACTGTTTACCGTGAAAATAACAAAGCCCGAAGGCAGGAGTTtgggtaaacaagcgctagtcttcCAAAAATAACAATCTTTGGTTactcacaggatcgactagattgatcttaGAAGatgtgctttatatttcaaaccTTAATCTTGATAATAAAGAACACTTCCACTACATTCATGTTCTTATTGAAATGTTTATTTTGATTTACCTAATTCTTTAAAGTAATGCTGTAAACTTGTAAAGAAAGTAAAGTAAAGGCAATTGAAAGTAAATtgcaagaatgcaaattctaGAAATGATAAGTTATATAAAACTGTAAAAGAAGATAAAATGGTGTTTACACGTACATTTTCAGAAGACTCTTTTCTCAATGCACATATACTTTGAGTTTTTTGGTGACATTTTGTACACAAATGAACACCTGAATCCTAAATGCTAAGACTCTTATATATACTAAATCGAAGATAACCATTTCCAACGGTATTTCGATTAAAACATGCCACGTTTTGCGCAGCATGCCTTTCTTTAGCCATAAAGCTCCACGCGTCCTCTAATGAAAACAGATAAGGACAAAAGGTAATTACATCTTCTTTCAAAACTCAACTTCCCAATCGAACTCTTCTCTTTGTTGAAGCAACTAcaaaacttagaaaatatttctaagtccatATCAAACACTTTCTCCAATCATAAGTGACTTCGACGGGCCTTCAGAAAACATGTTGTTTTGTCGAAAACTCATAATATCTTTAAAAGATATTTTCTTTCCTTCACTAAATCCATGGTGTCGAAAATTGCAGCTAACAAATTGCGCCCCAAAAATGTCATTTTCGACGCACTAAAGAAAAGGGCATTTTTTATCTTTCGTTTCGACACCATAAACCTTTTAGTTCCAATGACATCATAATCATTATGGCACCTCTTGCAAAATGTCTCTTCAAATCTGGTGTGCGTATTTTCAACAATTAAGACACTCCTAGGTTCTAGAAAATCGTGGGTAGCCTATAACTGCCACCTCTCTTTTCCACGAATAAAAAATGTCTTACATGCGTCCCATTTAACACTCTACCTTCCCACTACCAAACTGAAACGGTTCCGATTTCAGCTTATAAATAGCCTTTCTTCCTTATTTCCAACGTTTCCTTTCTTCTCTCCAAATTTCTACAACTCTTTCCTTTACAATCTTTGtcttcttcatttttccaaaCAATTTCAACCATCTAAACAATGGAGTCGTCTTCCACAACTATCAAAGGATCCAAGAAAACTCAAGAGACCAAGAAAGCTTCCAACCTACCTCTTATTCACAAGATTTTGGGGCCTCAAGTGGTCGAGAATCAACAATATGTTATTGAGTTGTTTATTGAAGAACAACAGAAGATCTATAACTCCCAGGTCTTGCCTCCTCTCTCCATAACTACAAAACCCCAAGCCATGCTAGGTTGTATAATGGACCCAACAGCTGATCAGGAAAAACTTAGACAGTTTTTTCCTACTTACGACAGGTATAGACCCATAACAAACATTAGGAAACCCAAGTCAAGAGACGAAGTTCACACTGATGAACAACCACACCCTAACATCAAGGAAATCCTTCAACTGATGATCCTAtcaaactagggtttatgaatAATGGGTTTAGGGTTTTTCGATCGTCCCTTTCATCTAAAGATGCTTCATATAACTTAGCATGGTTAGCTAAGGTGGAAAAGAAGAAATCTCAATTTTGGAAAGATATGGGTATCttcaatttaatagaattgttgAAGGTAGGACGTGCTTATTGTTCAAGCATCTTAGTTGCTTCTATGTATTTTTCGGATAGTACTCACCAAACATTTCATCTCTCTTGTTGAATGATGACACAAACCTTCTTTGACATATCTACTATTGTTGGACTCAAATCCACCGGTGAGACTTTCGACCCCTCCTACCTAGTCGAATATTCCATAGACTTTGATGTTTCTAGAGGAACATATAGTACCCACATCGAACACTACCATAATAAGGAAATTGATGAAGTGTCTGATCGAGAGCACATTGCATTTCTTGCTCTATGGCTATGGCATTACGTTTTCTGCTCGAGGTCCATTCCATTGGCGAAGAAGTTCATCATCATTTCCAACCAACACAATGCTGGAAACAAACTTTGTTTGAGCCAGATGATCCTGATCCACCTTTATGAGTCTCTTGGCGAAGGAGCCACGTACCTCAAAAACCCCAAACCGAAAGGAAGCCTACGGTTCGCTGGTCCCTTCTGGCTGCTTCAACTCTGGTTAAATGCTTCTTTCGAGACTTCTTTACCATATCTCAGTCCTATTGATGCCAACTCTGACGAGATTAAAAATAGGAGAGTTAAAGGAACGTGTCAGGCTCTTCTAACTCCAATCGAAGAAGGACGCAACCTCCAATAAGCTTTTACCAACTTTGTGATTGTTTTTGCAAAGCGTCACAATTTTACTCCCTCTATGGCTCCTTTCGCAACCAGAAAGATTAGACCTGAGTGGTTCACAAAAAAATTTCCTGCTCCAAAGAAAGAATAAGAAGCAAAATCTTTTGCCATCTAGGATTCATTTCTCTCCCTTAGAGTGATACCCTTAAGActtcatctttcactttaatatgatgataacccgacctcaaatcaatcttactgaatACACGAGCACCCactaactgatccatcaagtcatctattctcggaagtggatacttgtttttgatagtcactttattcagctgtctataattaacacataacctcatacttccatctttcttcttcactaataGCACTAgagctccccacggtgatacacttggtctcacaaacttcttctcaagtaggTCCTCCAATTGCTTCTTTATCTCTATCAATTCAGACGTTGACATCCTGTATGGAGCCATAGAAGcaggtctggtaccaggtacaagatcaatcgtaaactcaacttctctttcaggtggtacgtcaggaatttcatcagggaaaacttcaggaaagtCTTGTACTACTAGAAATTCTTCAATCACCGCTTGATTCTCCACTAATAATGTAGCCATTAACTAGAACATCTGAGTTTCCTCTTCTAGCATCAGTCGGCGTAACTGTTTACCTGACAGCAAACTCGCTTCTTCTTCTGGAGTAGAAAATCTCACCGACTTATGATAACAATTAATATGGACatggttatgctctaaccagttcatacctaaaatcacatctAATCCCCTTAAAGGCAAACAAACCAGATCAACAACAAAGTCTCTATCGAAGATCGACAAAGGACATTTCACACATGCAAGAAAAGTAGTCACTGACCCCTTAGCTGGAAGATCGACTACCATCTCTCCATTCATAGCAAACAACACAAGATATaatctttcaacacaatcagcagcaatgaaacaatgagtagcaccagtgtcattaatagtaattaaaggagtaCTATTGATGAAGCATGTACCTCTAATGAGTCGGTCCTCACTAGTTGTTTGTGTCCCAGCTAAAGCGAACACCTTCCCACTGCCTGGCGCCTTCTTCGGTTTCTCACACTTTGTATTGATGTAcccctcttcgccgcaattgaAATAGATAACCTCCTTATGCTTGCAATCAGGAGCCAAATGTTCAGTCTTCCCGCAACGGAAACACCTCTGTGCCTCAGCACTACATACATTACTCTTGTGACCAGGTTTTCCGCGTTTGAAGCACACAATACCAGCaagagcatctcccccactagtcctCTGACCCTGAGCAGCTTTCTGTTTACCCTTTCCAGCTGTAGTATCATAGGGCTAACCACGGTTCTGTTGGTTCTAGCTTCGCTTCTCAATGATCATCTTATAGTGAGCAGTGTTGTCTTCCTCATAGATCCGGCAGCTATCCACCAAATCAGCAAATATCTGAATCTTCTGATAGCTGGTAGTATTCTTGATTTCTGGATGCAACctgttctcaaacttgatgcacttcgaGAACTCTCCAGTCGGTCCATCATAATGCTGATAGAACTTAGCCAACTCGCTAAATTTCGCAGCATAAGCAGTGACAGACATGCTCCCTTGTTTCAGCTCAAGGAACTTGATCTCTTTCTTTCCacgaacatcctcaggaaaatacttCCTCAGAAACTCCCTACGAAACACAACCCTAGTCACTTCCTCACCAGCAACTTCCAACCTTTGACGAGTCTCTAACCACCAGTCTTCAGCTTCCACCGCTAGCATGTTAGTACCATACCGAACCTTCTTCTCTggagtgcaatccatcacacagaatattctctcgatctccttcaacCAATTCATTGCACCATCAGGATCATAGGTACCCTTGAAGACAGGCGGATTCTCTCTCTGGAAGGTATCCAAACT encodes:
- the LOC131655785 gene encoding uncharacterized protein LOC131655785, coding for MARRNDAAIAGALEAMAQALGNQPNIGENVGCRSLDTFQRENPPVFKGTYDPDGAMNWLKEIERIFCVMDCTPEKKVRYGTNMLAVEAEDWWLETRQRLEVAGEEVTRVVFRREFLRKYFPEDVRGKKEIKFLELKQGSMSVTAYAAKFSELAKFYQHYDGPTGEFSKCIKFENRLHPEIKNTTSYQKIQIFADLVDSCRIYEEDNTAHYKMIIEKRTGKGKQKAAQGQRTSGGDALAGIVCFKRGKPGHKSNVCSAEAQRCFRCGKTEHLAPDCKHKEVIYFNCGEEGYINTKCEKPKKAPGSGKVFALAGTQTTSEDRLIREMVVDLPAKGSVTTFLACVKCPLSIFDRDFVVDLVCLPLRGLDVILGMNWLEHNHVHINCYHKSVRFSTPEEEASLLSGKQLRRLMLEEETQMF